One segment of Ureibacillus thermophilus DNA contains the following:
- the mreC gene encoding rod shape-determining protein MreC → MPHFSNKKIIVLLVGTIVLVALISFSLRDRQNATLPEQFIKDSVGLAQSIVAKPANYITNIFENVQSLLNTYEENQRLKTRLEDFAALQVEVNNLKSENEQLRDLLDHEESLRDYEPLRATVIARNPDQWEEKIIINKGSSHGVKKNMAVITTQGLIGKISLVTPFTSEVELLYTNNPNFRVSAVVQSKKNVAHGLIEGYDEKRNELILKRIDSSLEINKGDKVVTSGLGGIFPKGILIGEITEVTTEDFGLTKMAYIKPAADFSMLEKVIIAKRSATVIDGSDGDGTNADLTNNTGIPGEGEEE, encoded by the coding sequence ATGCCACATTTTTCAAATAAAAAAATTATTGTACTTTTAGTTGGTACAATTGTACTTGTGGCATTGATCAGTTTTTCATTACGCGATCGTCAAAATGCAACTCTCCCCGAACAATTCATTAAAGATTCGGTTGGCTTGGCACAAAGCATCGTGGCTAAGCCAGCCAATTACATAACAAATATTTTTGAAAATGTCCAATCTTTGCTGAACACGTATGAAGAAAATCAGCGGTTGAAAACAAGATTGGAGGATTTTGCTGCTCTTCAGGTAGAAGTAAATAATTTAAAATCCGAAAACGAACAATTGCGCGACCTTTTGGATCATGAAGAGAGTTTAAGAGATTATGAACCGCTTCGGGCAACGGTAATTGCAAGAAATCCCGACCAATGGGAAGAGAAAATCATCATCAATAAAGGTTCTTCCCATGGGGTAAAGAAAAACATGGCTGTAATCACAACGCAAGGGTTGATAGGTAAAATTAGCTTAGTAACACCTTTTACTTCAGAAGTGGAATTATTATATACGAATAATCCAAATTTCCGCGTTTCTGCAGTCGTTCAAAGTAAAAAAAATGTCGCACATGGTTTAATTGAAGGTTATGACGAAAAGCGTAATGAATTGATATTAAAACGAATTGATTCCAGTTTAGAAATTAATAAAGGCGATAAAGTGGTAACTTCCGGTCTGGGTGGCATCTTCCCGAAAGGCATCCTGATTGGTGAAATTACGGAAGTAACTACTGAAGATTTTGGTTTGACAAAAATGGCATATATTAAACCGGCAGCTGATTTTTCAATGTTGGAGAAAGTGATTATTGCAAAACGCAGTGCAACGGTAATCGACGGTTCTGATGGTGATGGAACAAATGCTGATTTAACCAATAATACGGGCATTCCGGGTGAGGGTGAAGAGGAATAA
- a CDS encoding heavy metal translocating P-type ATPase produces the protein MSEQQAKLSKSEAKTYRVQGFTCANCAAKFENNVKSLPGVQDAKVNFGASKITVLGTTTIEELEKAGAFENLKVREDKEKSVKREPFWKQKENIKVYISAVLLVISWFLGKQYGEEHIFATIGYAAAILIGGYSLFIKGFKNLVRLNFDMNTLMTVAILGAAAIGEWGEGATVVILFAISEALERYSMDKARQSIESLMDIAPKEALIRRGNEEMMVPVDDIQVGDIMIVKPGQKLAMDGIVIKGTSTLNQAAITGESVPVTKTVGDEVFAGTLNEEGLLEVKVTKRVEDTTLSKIIHLVEEAQAERAPSQAFVDRFAKYYTPAIIIFALLLAVIPPLFMGADWSEWIYRGLAVLVVGCPCALVISTPVSIVTAIGNAAKNGVLIKGGIYLEEAGNLKVIAFDKTGTLTKGIPSVTDVVTYNGNENELMTITAAIEKGSQHPLASAIIRKAEEDGLNFNDVSVEEFQSITGKGVKAKVNNAMYYVGSPGLFEELLPNGIQSEIKEQITTLQIQGKTVMALGTEKEILALIAVADEIRESSKEVIRKLHQVGIEKTVMLTGDNQRTAEAIGKQVGVSDIKADLLPEDKLNFIKELRDKYRSVAMVGDGVNDAPALAASTVGVAMGGAGTDTALETADIVLMSDDLSKLPYTIKLSRKALAIIKQNITFSLGIKALALLLIVPGWLTLWLAIFADMGATLIVTLNSMRLLNVKE, from the coding sequence GTGTCTGAACAACAAGCAAAATTATCTAAATCAGAAGCGAAAACCTACCGTGTTCAAGGATTTACTTGTGCAAACTGTGCGGCAAAGTTTGAAAATAATGTAAAATCATTGCCAGGTGTTCAAGATGCTAAAGTAAACTTTGGAGCATCTAAAATTACCGTTTTGGGTACAACAACCATCGAAGAATTAGAAAAAGCAGGAGCTTTTGAAAACTTAAAGGTTCGGGAAGATAAAGAAAAATCAGTCAAGCGTGAACCTTTTTGGAAGCAAAAAGAGAACATTAAAGTGTATATTTCCGCCGTTTTGCTTGTGATCAGTTGGTTTTTAGGGAAGCAATACGGAGAAGAGCATATCTTTGCGACAATTGGATATGCTGCAGCAATTTTAATCGGTGGATATTCGTTATTTATAAAAGGTTTCAAAAACCTAGTTCGATTGAATTTTGATATGAATACGCTGATGACAGTGGCGATTTTAGGAGCTGCAGCGATTGGTGAATGGGGAGAAGGTGCAACGGTTGTTATTCTATTCGCCATTAGCGAAGCCTTAGAGCGTTATTCCATGGATAAAGCTCGTCAATCCATTGAATCGTTGATGGATATTGCTCCAAAAGAAGCATTAATTCGTCGAGGAAATGAAGAAATGATGGTCCCTGTTGACGATATTCAAGTCGGAGATATTATGATCGTAAAGCCTGGTCAGAAATTAGCGATGGATGGAATCGTCATCAAGGGTACATCTACATTAAATCAGGCTGCCATTACGGGAGAAAGTGTTCCAGTAACCAAAACAGTCGGTGATGAAGTCTTTGCAGGAACATTGAATGAAGAAGGGTTATTGGAAGTAAAAGTGACAAAACGAGTGGAAGATACAACTCTTTCGAAAATCATCCATTTAGTGGAAGAAGCTCAAGCAGAACGAGCACCTTCTCAAGCGTTTGTAGATCGTTTTGCCAAATACTATACACCAGCCATTATCATTTTTGCTCTTTTACTAGCCGTTATTCCTCCATTATTTATGGGTGCTGATTGGAGCGAATGGATTTATCGAGGTCTAGCTGTATTAGTGGTTGGTTGTCCGTGTGCGTTGGTTATTTCCACGCCTGTTTCGATTGTAACTGCCATTGGAAATGCAGCGAAAAACGGTGTGTTAATTAAAGGTGGTATTTATTTAGAGGAAGCAGGAAACTTAAAAGTGATTGCTTTTGATAAAACAGGAACATTAACAAAAGGTATTCCTTCCGTCACCGATGTGGTCACTTATAATGGCAATGAAAATGAATTAATGACCATTACAGCAGCCATTGAAAAAGGCTCACAACATCCACTTGCTTCCGCCATTATAAGAAAAGCAGAAGAAGATGGATTGAATTTTAATGATGTATCGGTTGAAGAATTCCAATCCATTACAGGTAAAGGGGTCAAAGCCAAAGTAAATAACGCAATGTATTATGTCGGAAGTCCAGGTCTTTTTGAAGAACTTCTTCCAAATGGCATCCAATCAGAAATAAAAGAACAAATTACAACCCTTCAAATACAAGGGAAAACGGTCATGGCATTAGGGACGGAAAAAGAAATTCTGGCGTTAATTGCCGTGGCAGACGAAATAAGAGAATCATCCAAAGAGGTTATTCGAAAACTTCATCAAGTCGGTATTGAAAAAACGGTGATGCTGACGGGAGATAACCAAAGAACAGCCGAAGCCATCGGAAAACAAGTCGGTGTTTCCGATATTAAAGCCGATTTACTTCCAGAAGATAAACTGAATTTCATCAAAGAGCTTCGCGACAAGTATCGAAGTGTTGCGATGGTTGGAGATGGTGTGAACGATGCACCAGCTCTTGCAGCTTCAACCGTTGGTGTGGCAATGGGTGGTGCTGGAACCGATACAGCCCTAGAAACAGCCGATATTGTCTTAATGTCTGATGATTTAAGCAAATTGCCATATACGATTAAATTGAGCCGCAAAGCTTTAGCGATTATTAAGCAAAACATTACTTTCTCTTTAGGGATTAAGGCATTGGCATTACTGTTAATTGTGCCTGGTTGGTTAACGTTATGGTTAGCGATATTTGCCGATATGGGAGCAACATTAATCGTAACATTAAACAGCATGCGATTGCTAAATGTGAAAGAATAA
- the rpmA gene encoding 50S ribosomal protein L27, with amino-acid sequence MLSLDLQFFASKKGVGSTKNGRDSEAKRLGAKRADGQFVTGGSILYRQRGTKIYPGLNVGRGGDDTLYAKVDGIVRFERMGRDKKKVSVYPVAKEA; translated from the coding sequence TTGTTATCATTAGACCTTCAATTCTTCGCTTCCAAAAAAGGGGTAGGTTCTACTAAAAACGGTCGTGACTCTGAAGCAAAACGCCTTGGTGCTAAACGTGCGGATGGTCAATTCGTAACTGGTGGTTCAATTCTTTACCGTCAACGCGGTACAAAAATTTACCCAGGTTTAAACGTAGGCCGCGGTGGTGACGATACACTTTACGCAAAAGTTGACGGCATCGTACGTTTCGAACGTATGGGACGCGACAAGAAAAAAGTAAGTGTATACCCTGTTGCTAAAGAAGCATAA
- the mreD gene encoding rod shape-determining protein MreD, producing the protein MWIRLMIPFLAILLFFLEPEFALFSPIEWNGEFFYLVPRFLILYLIFLSIYYNPKRAVAYGLIFGLLYDVFYIDIIGLYTVLYPLVCYIAGWSVKYIHQHLSITTILSVLLVALMEVVLYYFFRFIDFTNLPFIEFFMNRLVPSILANLLYLIMLGWAFKYLIDARVLQKIRELS; encoded by the coding sequence ATGTGGATTCGATTAATGATACCCTTTTTAGCAATTTTATTATTTTTTTTGGAGCCCGAATTTGCATTGTTCTCACCAATTGAATGGAACGGGGAGTTCTTTTATTTAGTGCCCCGTTTTCTTATCCTTTATTTAATTTTTCTATCCATTTATTATAATCCTAAACGCGCCGTTGCTTACGGTTTAATTTTTGGACTCTTGTATGATGTGTTTTACATTGATATCATTGGTTTATATACGGTGTTGTACCCTCTTGTATGCTACATTGCTGGTTGGTCTGTAAAATACATCCACCAGCATTTAAGCATTACTACGATTTTATCAGTTTTGCTTGTTGCATTAATGGAAGTGGTTTTATACTACTTCTTCCGTTTCATTGATTTTACAAATTTACCTTTTATAGAATTTTTCATGAATCGATTAGTTCCTTCCATTTTAGCGAATTTGCTCTACTTAATCATGCTAGGTTGGGCATTTAAATATTTAATTGACGCCAGAGTGTTGCAAAAGATTCGTGAATTGTCTTAA
- a CDS encoding ATP-binding protein: ITKDYILEGEFTKNQENLIFYGGVGTGKTFLSTLIALNLMKKQGKRVKFYTAASIVNALLEANEKGDLGKFLNQIEKLDLLILDELGYIPLHKQGAELLFQVISMCYETKSIIVTTNLPFSQWNNVFGDPILTEAVIDRLIHHSHLIIFNGESHRYKDSISQR; encoded by the coding sequence GCATCACAAAAGATTATATTTTAGAAGGTGAGTTTACGAAAAATCAGGAAAACCTTATCTTCTATGGCGGAGTGGGAACCGGTAAAACATTCCTTTCCACTCTCATCGCCCTCAATTTGATGAAAAAACAAGGAAAAAGAGTGAAGTTCTATACGGCCGCCTCCATTGTCAATGCTTTATTGGAGGCCAATGAAAAAGGTGACCTTGGTAAATTTCTCAATCAAATCGAAAAGTTGGATCTCTTGATTCTTGATGAATTGGGCTATATTCCATTGCATAAACAGGGGGCAGAGTTATTATTTCAAGTTATTTCCATGTGTTATGAAACCAAAAGCATCATTGTGACAACCAATTTACCTTTTAGCCAATGGAATAATGTCTTTGGCGATCCCATTTTAACAGAGGCCGTCATTGATCGGCTGATTCATCATTCTCATTTAATCATCTTCAATGGTGAAAGTCACCGATACAAAGACTCAATCTCTCAACGTTAA
- a CDS encoding M23 family metallopeptidase, with the protein MDEGMVKKWKWITAFFLCISVLTAGHLQESGKISVDVKKIVYSSEDLKFMRHVLREIFGRESKDKIAVSSEPINQELLTFVQVKPYYKGYLFTYDEAVPIIAVDHGLVVYTGYSKDTGKTISVYYEDDTTVTYGNVDSFSLLPYTSIERGSTIGKKEPGDLYIQVEKDGNILNLEETLSWMKEHMLP; encoded by the coding sequence ATGGATGAGGGTATGGTGAAAAAATGGAAATGGATTACAGCCTTTTTTCTTTGCATTAGCGTTCTGACAGCTGGCCATCTTCAAGAAAGTGGAAAAATTTCGGTGGATGTGAAGAAAATCGTATATAGCTCTGAAGACTTAAAATTTATGCGCCATGTGCTGAGAGAAATTTTCGGCAGAGAGTCAAAGGATAAGATTGCGGTTTCTTCAGAGCCTATTAACCAAGAACTCCTTACCTTTGTACAAGTTAAACCTTATTACAAAGGGTATTTGTTTACCTATGATGAAGCCGTGCCGATTATAGCAGTGGACCATGGTCTCGTTGTGTACACGGGATATTCGAAAGATACGGGGAAAACGATTTCAGTTTATTATGAAGACGATACAACCGTGACATATGGAAATGTGGATTCTTTCTCGTTGCTTCCGTATACATCTATTGAAAGAGGGAGCACGATTGGCAAGAAAGAACCGGGAGATTTATACATTCAAGTTGAAAAGGATGGGAACATTCTAAATTTAGAAGAGACATTATCATGGATGAAAGAGCATATGCTGCCATGA
- a CDS encoding DUF3021 domain-containing protein, with product MKKFLYRSIIGILIGSFIAVVVTSSIIYFGHFPVINGEEFIKNSFGSIFCGWFFAVSSLYFELESLRLSQQTALHFVTVIVLYFILSLGIGWIPFDLKNILISATIFIVVYLVIWGCYYLYFKNLANQMNEDLEKI from the coding sequence ATGAAAAAATTCTTATACAGAAGCATCATCGGGATATTGATCGGTTCCTTTATCGCAGTAGTGGTAACTAGCTCTATCATCTATTTCGGTCATTTCCCTGTCATTAATGGTGAAGAATTTATAAAAAACTCATTTGGGAGCATATTTTGTGGATGGTTTTTTGCCGTATCTTCGCTTTATTTTGAATTAGAATCGCTCCGTCTGTCGCAACAAACGGCATTGCACTTTGTTACAGTAATTGTTTTATATTTTATCCTGTCCTTGGGAATTGGGTGGATCCCGTTTGATTTGAAAAACATCCTTATTTCAGCAACTATATTTATTGTAGTCTATTTAGTTATATGGGGTTGCTACTATTTATATTTCAAAAACTTAGCAAATCAAATGAATGAAGATTTAGAGAAAATATAA
- a CDS encoding ribosomal-processing cysteine protease Prp, translating to MITVTIHHDENRRVSAFEFSGHAEYDESGRDLVCAGASTIAIGTVNAIYALLNIEPKIEQAAEGGGYLKVDLPTDIDSQIDEKLQLIVQVMTAQVYSMVQNYGQYIQIKYKQVGGGTQ from the coding sequence ATGATCACAGTAACGATTCATCATGATGAAAATCGACGTGTATCGGCCTTTGAGTTTTCTGGACATGCTGAATACGATGAATCGGGAAGAGATTTAGTATGTGCAGGGGCATCGACCATCGCCATTGGTACGGTCAATGCCATATATGCATTATTAAATATTGAACCGAAAATCGAACAGGCAGCAGAGGGCGGAGGCTACTTAAAAGTAGACTTGCCTACGGATATAGATTCTCAAATCGATGAGAAATTACAGTTGATTGTGCAAGTGATGACTGCACAAGTATATTCGATGGTTCAAAACTACGGCCAATATATTCAAATCAAGTATAAGCAAGTAGGAGGTGGAACACAGTGA
- a CDS encoding ArsR/SmtB family transcription factor produces MSKKDTCEIYCYDEEKVNRIQGELQKEDISSVVLLFKALADENRAKIVYSLCQDEELCVCDIANIIGASVATTSHHLRTLYKQGIVKYRKEGKLAFYSLDDDHIKQLIMIALVHDKEVKVRV; encoded by the coding sequence ATGAGTAAGAAAGATACATGTGAAATTTATTGTTATGACGAAGAAAAAGTCAATCGAATACAAGGGGAATTGCAAAAAGAAGATATATCCAGTGTTGTCCTGTTGTTTAAAGCACTGGCAGATGAAAATAGGGCAAAAATTGTCTATTCACTTTGCCAAGATGAAGAGTTATGTGTATGTGATATTGCTAATATCATCGGGGCTTCTGTTGCAACAACTTCCCATCATTTACGCACCCTTTATAAACAAGGGATTGTAAAGTATCGAAAAGAAGGAAAGCTAGCATTTTATTCGCTGGATGATGACCATATTAAGCAGTTAATCATGATTGCGTTAGTACATGATAAAGAGGTGAAAGTCCGTGTCTGA
- a CDS encoding site-2 protease family protein, with protein MDERAYAAMMRMTIHPLFLPLLFGLILYGNVSYYALILSSLLVHELGHMLVAWLLGVKVKRCVIMPYGGEIELEGGYALSPHKQLLISLGGPVATFCFMLMASFLDPILAKQLIKIQMILLLINLIPVWPLDGGRIVFSLILIFSKKVKMYELFLAISLILISLSAIITFVMLPQTLFLFVLSIFLWMKVVQEWRYRKYRIAFEKYVLNRLT; from the coding sequence ATGGATGAAAGAGCATATGCTGCCATGATGCGTATGACCATTCATCCATTATTTTTGCCTCTGTTATTTGGTTTAATCTTGTACGGTAATGTCAGTTATTATGCCCTCATTTTATCTTCATTATTAGTTCATGAACTAGGGCATATGCTCGTTGCATGGCTGTTAGGAGTGAAGGTGAAGCGCTGCGTCATTATGCCGTATGGGGGAGAAATTGAACTGGAGGGTGGATATGCTTTATCTCCTCACAAACAACTCCTAATCAGCCTTGGCGGTCCCGTAGCTACTTTTTGCTTCATGTTGATGGCCTCTTTTTTAGACCCTATATTGGCCAAGCAGTTGATCAAAATTCAAATGATTCTTTTGCTCATTAATTTAATTCCGGTTTGGCCTTTGGACGGTGGAAGAATTGTGTTTTCGCTTATTTTAATCTTTTCAAAAAAGGTCAAAATGTACGAGTTGTTTCTTGCCATTTCACTCATACTCATTTCCTTGTCAGCCATCATTACCTTTGTAATGCTTCCCCAAACATTATTTTTATTTGTGTTAAGCATCTTTTTATGGATGAAAGTAGTGCAAGAATGGCGCTATCGAAAATACCGGATTGCTTTTGAAAAATATGTATTGAATCGATTGACTTAA
- a CDS encoding septum site-determining protein MinC, whose protein sequence is MKKQLVHMKGTKEGLVLRLDDQCAYRDLVEELERKVSEGGIDGKVNVSLDLGYRYLLEQQKQEIINIIETPGKMVVSKIMCNVISVDENDAKKQELQCDTYVGIVRSGQIIQAPGDIIVIGDVNPNGKIEAGGNIFVLGKLKGMAHAGVGGNREAIIAASWFEPTHVYIADVIEVMSNEKPIVRKHAEQLFAYINKEGIISYDRLQEVRKIRALLNTKGGS, encoded by the coding sequence ATGAAAAAACAGCTTGTCCATATGAAGGGGACAAAAGAAGGATTAGTGCTTCGGCTTGATGATCAGTGCGCCTACAGAGACCTGGTGGAAGAACTTGAGCGGAAAGTATCAGAAGGTGGGATTGATGGGAAAGTCAATGTCTCCCTCGATTTAGGTTATCGCTACCTTCTCGAACAGCAAAAGCAAGAAATTATCAACATCATTGAAACCCCTGGTAAAATGGTCGTATCAAAAATCATGTGCAATGTCATTTCAGTGGATGAAAACGATGCAAAAAAACAAGAATTGCAATGCGATACATATGTGGGCATTGTACGTTCAGGGCAGATTATTCAGGCTCCAGGCGATATAATTGTTATCGGCGATGTGAATCCAAATGGGAAGATTGAAGCAGGCGGAAATATTTTTGTATTAGGAAAACTAAAAGGAATGGCCCACGCAGGGGTTGGAGGAAATCGGGAAGCAATTATTGCCGCTTCTTGGTTCGAACCGACCCATGTTTACATAGCAGATGTCATTGAAGTGATGTCGAATGAAAAACCAATTGTCAGAAAACATGCAGAGCAGTTGTTTGCATATATAAATAAAGAAGGAATTATTTCATATGACCGATTACAGGAAGTGCGAAAAATTCGGGCATTATTAAACACTAAAGGAGGTAGCTAA
- the minD gene encoding septum site-determining protein MinD: MGEAIVITSGKGGVGKTTTTANLGTALALQGKKVCLVDTDIGLRNLDLVLGLDNRIIYDLVDVVEGRCKIHQALVKDKRVDEKLFLLPAAQTTDKNAVTPEQMKTLIEELKREFEYVLIDCPAGIEQGYRNAVAGADSAIVVTTPEISAVRDADRIIGLLEQEEMDPPKLIINRVRKDLINQGDCMDINEITTHLSIDLLGIIVDNEDVIASSNKGEPIVMDPNNKASLGYRNIARRILGESVPLMTLEEEHKGVFKRLISIFSK, translated from the coding sequence GTGGGGGAAGCTATTGTAATAACTTCAGGTAAAGGCGGAGTCGGTAAAACAACAACAACAGCGAACCTAGGGACAGCTCTGGCACTTCAAGGAAAAAAAGTGTGCTTAGTGGATACAGATATCGGTCTTCGAAATTTAGATCTCGTACTGGGTCTAGACAATCGAATTATTTATGATTTAGTGGATGTAGTTGAAGGGCGCTGTAAAATTCATCAAGCGTTAGTGAAAGACAAACGGGTTGATGAGAAGTTATTTTTATTGCCTGCTGCGCAAACAACTGATAAAAATGCAGTGACACCTGAACAAATGAAAACATTAATTGAAGAATTAAAAAGAGAATTTGAATACGTTTTAATCGATTGTCCTGCTGGAATTGAACAAGGATATCGCAACGCTGTAGCCGGTGCAGATAGCGCCATTGTCGTTACAACTCCTGAAATTTCAGCTGTACGGGATGCGGACCGTATTATTGGCTTGCTGGAACAAGAAGAAATGGATCCACCTAAACTGATTATTAACCGAGTGCGAAAAGATTTAATCAATCAAGGCGATTGCATGGATATTAATGAAATTACGACTCATCTTTCCATTGATTTATTAGGAATCATTGTCGATAATGAGGACGTAATTGCTTCTTCCAATAAAGGAGAACCAATTGTCATGGATCCAAATAATAAAGCTTCGTTAGGTTATCGCAATATTGCTAGAAGAATTTTGGGCGAATCAGTGCCTTTAATGACCCTGGAAGAAGAACATAAAGGAGTATTTAAACGGTTAATTTCAATTTTCTCAAAATAA
- the rplU gene encoding 50S ribosomal protein L21 — MYAIIETGGKQYKVEAGQEIYVEKLGVEPNETVTFDKVLFVGGETVKVGTPTVEGATVTAKVVKEGRGKKITVFKYKAKKNYRRKQGHRQPYTKLVIESINA; from the coding sequence ATGTACGCTATTATCGAAACTGGTGGCAAACAGTATAAAGTTGAAGCTGGACAAGAAATTTACGTTGAAAAATTAGGTGTTGAGCCTAACGAAACTGTAACTTTCGATAAAGTTCTTTTCGTTGGCGGCGAAACAGTGAAAGTTGGTACTCCAACTGTTGAAGGCGCAACTGTAACTGCGAAAGTAGTGAAAGAAGGCCGCGGCAAAAAAATCACTGTTTTCAAATACAAAGCTAAGAAAAACTATCGCCGTAAACAAGGTCACCGTCAACCTTATACAAAATTAGTGATCGAGTCCATCAACGCATAA
- a CDS encoding rod shape-determining protein codes for MFGLGNKDVGIDLGTANTLVFVKGKGIVLREPSVVAKNTKTGDIVAVGNDAKNMIGRTPGSIVAIRPMKDGVIADFDITTAMIQYYLKQALKNSGSNWKKPNVMICVPFGITSVEERAVIDAARQAGAKEAFTIEEPFAAAIGADLPVWDPTGSMVVDIGGGTTEVAVISLGGIVTSESVRIAGDAMDQAIISYIRKQYNLTIGERTAEQIKMQIGTARVDDVDEKMEIRGRDLVTGLPKTIEISSSEISESLKESIAAIIDGVKKTLEKTPPELSADVMERGIVLTGGGALLKNLDKVISDETKMPVFIAENPLDCVAIGTGKALEHIDLIRSQQIKK; via the coding sequence TGGTACAGCCAATACATTGGTATTTGTGAAAGGCAAAGGAATTGTATTACGTGAACCATCCGTAGTAGCAAAAAATACAAAAACTGGTGACATCGTTGCAGTTGGTAATGATGCGAAAAATATGATCGGACGTACACCAGGCTCCATTGTCGCAATACGGCCGATGAAAGATGGAGTAATTGCAGATTTTGATATTACGACGGCAATGATTCAATATTATTTAAAACAAGCTTTAAAAAATTCAGGATCCAATTGGAAAAAGCCAAATGTCATGATTTGTGTACCTTTTGGCATCACGTCTGTTGAGGAGCGGGCGGTAATTGATGCAGCTCGCCAAGCTGGGGCAAAAGAAGCGTTTACGATTGAAGAGCCATTTGCAGCTGCCATTGGTGCAGATCTTCCGGTTTGGGATCCAACAGGTTCCATGGTCGTTGACATTGGAGGGGGAACTACTGAAGTTGCCGTTATTTCTTTAGGCGGCATTGTGACAAGCGAGTCTGTCCGCATTGCTGGGGACGCAATGGACCAAGCAATCATCAGTTATATTCGAAAACAATATAACTTAACAATTGGGGAACGAACAGCAGAACAGATTAAAATGCAAATCGGTACTGCTCGAGTGGATGATGTCGATGAAAAGATGGAAATTCGAGGAAGAGATTTAGTGACAGGCTTGCCTAAAACGATTGAAATTTCTTCGAGTGAAATCTCGGAATCTCTAAAAGAATCCATTGCGGCCATTATTGATGGCGTGAAGAAAACCCTTGAAAAAACTCCGCCTGAACTTTCTGCAGACGTAATGGAGCGAGGAATTGTTCTTACAGGCGGCGGTGCGCTATTGAAAAATCTTGATAAAGTAATTAGTGATGAAACAAAAATGCCTGTATTTATTGCGGAAAATCCGTTAGATTGTGTAGCAATCGGCACTGGAAAAGCTTTAGAACATATCGATTTAATCCGGTCTCAGCAGATAAAAAAATAA